Proteins from one Candidatus Binatia bacterium genomic window:
- a CDS encoding undecaprenyl-phosphate glucose phosphotransferase, producing MLKERHQIFVGLFVLADCLALGLAWLASYMIRFELQIVPVTKGVPPLANYLVLLPVIFVTWGLAFRSAGLYAPMRSSRRSHERRLVLRASSLAMLVFTAVSFLGFEKAYSLSRMTLVLFWLFATGAVILARSFLRGVLREARRQGRNLRHVLIVGDGELARSVNARLLAHPEFGLKVRGFLTEDRSKVGAFVGTTPILATWNDVLDIVDEGGVDQVIFALPFEAMPQLEGLVHPLEETAVDVKVIPDIERFVSLKSGIDELDGLPIIGLRAIRLVGWNRVLKRGMDIAASFLALLVLFPFMVLLAILIKLTSSGPIFFAQERMGLDGRLFRVWKFRTMKLNAEAETGPVWAKPNDPRSTLLGRGMRRLSIDELPQFWNVLCGEMSLVGPRPERPVFIREFRQHVPRYMLRHMVQAGMTGWAQVHGWRGDTSIERRIQYDLEYIQNWSMTLDLRILMLTVIRGFVNRNAY from the coding sequence ATGCTGAAGGAACGCCACCAGATTTTCGTAGGACTCTTTGTGCTGGCCGATTGTCTTGCGCTCGGGCTGGCGTGGCTTGCGTCCTATATGATCCGATTCGAGTTGCAGATCGTGCCGGTCACCAAGGGCGTGCCACCGCTTGCCAACTATCTCGTCCTTCTTCCCGTGATCTTTGTGACCTGGGGCTTGGCTTTCCGCAGTGCCGGTTTGTACGCGCCGATGCGGAGTTCGCGTCGGTCACATGAGAGGCGGCTGGTTTTGCGGGCCAGCTCTCTGGCGATGCTGGTATTTACGGCAGTCAGCTTTTTGGGGTTTGAAAAAGCCTACTCTTTGTCGCGAATGACTCTGGTTCTTTTCTGGCTCTTCGCAACGGGAGCCGTAATTCTGGCTCGTTCCTTCCTGCGCGGCGTTCTGCGCGAGGCGCGTCGTCAGGGTCGTAATCTTCGGCATGTCCTGATCGTCGGGGACGGAGAACTCGCGCGCTCCGTGAACGCGCGACTGCTGGCGCACCCGGAGTTTGGACTCAAGGTTCGGGGCTTTCTGACCGAAGATAGGTCAAAGGTTGGTGCCTTTGTCGGTACCACACCAATTTTGGCAACTTGGAATGACGTACTCGATATTGTTGATGAGGGTGGGGTGGATCAAGTGATCTTCGCCCTCCCGTTTGAAGCCATGCCGCAGCTCGAGGGGTTAGTGCATCCTCTGGAGGAGACGGCGGTGGATGTAAAGGTCATCCCGGATATCGAGCGGTTCGTCAGCTTGAAAAGTGGAATTGACGAACTCGACGGGTTGCCGATCATCGGATTACGCGCCATTCGCCTCGTCGGATGGAATCGCGTCCTCAAGCGCGGGATGGATATCGCGGCGAGTTTTTTGGCTCTGCTGGTCCTCTTTCCGTTCATGGTACTCCTTGCGATTTTGATCAAGCTGACCTCATCGGGGCCGATTTTCTTCGCTCAGGAGCGGATGGGTCTGGACGGAAGATTGTTTCGAGTCTGGAAGTTTCGCACCATGAAACTGAATGCCGAAGCCGAGACCGGGCCGGTCTGGGCGAAACCCAACGACCCGCGATCCACTCTTTTGGGCCGTGGAATGCGCCGATTGTCGATCGACGAGCTTCCGCAGTTCTGGAATGTGCTTTGCGGTGAGATGAGTCTAGTCGGCCCAAGGCCCGAACGTCCTGTTTTTATTCGAGAATTTAGACAGCATGTGCCTCGCTATATGCTTCGTCATATGGTGCAGGCCGGCATGACTGGTTGGGCGCAGGTTCACGGGTGGCGAGGTGATACTTCCATCGAGCGCCGCATTCAATACGACCTTGAGTATATTCAGAACTGGTCCATGACTCTGGATCTGCGTATCCTGATGCTCACTGTCATTCGAGGTTTCGTAAATCGAAACGCATATTAG